The proteins below come from a single bacterium genomic window:
- the thpR gene encoding RNA 2',3'-cyclic phosphodiesterase: MRVFLGIGLPSQIRSRVKEFANSISPHLPRMKWVEEENIHITLKFFGETEPEKVDKISEILSTPLKSVKTFNVTLEKLGAFPNSKKARVLWWGLSEGETECVQLFAGIESTLIKQGFPKEEKTYHPHITLARLKFPQSLALDSLPAPTDLSFLATCVTLYESVLTPNGPIYTIIKEFSFDKEAG; encoded by the coding sequence ATGAGGGTTTTCCTCGGTATCGGGCTACCCTCGCAAATCCGGAGTCGGGTCAAGGAGTTTGCGAATAGCATCAGTCCTCATCTTCCTCGAATGAAATGGGTCGAGGAAGAAAACATCCATATTACTTTGAAATTCTTTGGAGAAACCGAACCTGAAAAGGTCGATAAAATATCAGAGATTCTCTCGACACCTCTTAAGTCAGTCAAGACGTTCAATGTCACCCTGGAAAAGCTTGGCGCTTTCCCCAATTCAAAAAAAGCCCGTGTTTTATGGTGGGGACTTTCAGAGGGAGAAACGGAGTGTGTACAATTGTTCGCAGGTATTGAATCGACGCTCATAAAACAGGGATTCCCCAAAGAGGAAAAGACGTATCATCCTCATATAACTCTTGCCCGGTTGAAGTTTCCGCAGTCCTTAGCCCTGGATAGTCTGCCGGCTCCAACCGATTTGAGTTTTCTGGCTACATGCGTAACTTTATATGAGAGCGTCCTGACCCCTAACGGACCAATCTATACTATAATCAAGGAGTTTAGTTTTGACAAAGAAGCAGGTTAA
- a CDS encoding Na/Pi symporter, protein MTKKQVKPESPPTTAKRILNITIFVASLYVFLLSIEMISGTLSGFKDFARFLLTLTNNPVVGLFIGILTTAIIQSSSATTSLVVCLVASGTMSVNHAIPIIMGANIGTTITNTMVSLFHISRKDEFVKAFPGAIVHDIFNILTVIVLFPIEIFLHPLEIASNFLAKGFTGIGGFKVLSPLKFIIEPVWKLLQSGIDALLKLIIPGSKAYGTVLILVSLAVAVTLLFVGLTFMVKGMRKLTGSKTEVFIDRYLFGGPVRAFLVGLIITSIIQSSSVTTSFIVPLVGAGLVTIEQIFPYTLGANIGTTITAILASLVTGSPLAIQVAFAHSLFNIFGTILWYPLRIVPVAFAKGLGMLVAWKRWMAFVYIVIVFIIIPVGLILLLRR, encoded by the coding sequence TTGACAAAGAAGCAGGTTAAGCCTGAAAGCCCGCCGACAACGGCAAAACGAATCCTCAACATCACGATATTCGTTGCCTCGCTCTATGTATTCCTTTTGAGCATCGAGATGATTTCGGGAACGCTGTCAGGCTTCAAGGATTTTGCGCGTTTCCTTCTTACTCTCACCAACAACCCTGTTGTAGGTCTCTTCATCGGCATTCTCACTACCGCCATTATCCAGAGTTCTTCGGCAACAACCTCACTAGTTGTATGTCTGGTGGCTTCGGGGACTATGTCGGTCAACCACGCGATACCCATTATCATGGGCGCCAATATCGGAACGACCATCACCAACACAATGGTCTCTCTCTTTCATATTTCAAGGAAGGATGAGTTTGTCAAAGCCTTTCCGGGCGCAATCGTGCATGATATATTCAACATCCTCACGGTAATCGTCCTCTTTCCGATTGAGATATTCCTGCATCCTCTTGAGATTGCCTCGAACTTCCTCGCAAAGGGGTTCACGGGCATAGGCGGATTCAAAGTGCTCTCTCCTCTGAAATTCATCATCGAACCGGTCTGGAAGCTTCTGCAATCCGGTATCGATGCGTTGCTCAAGCTTATCATCCCCGGTTCAAAAGCGTACGGAACGGTTCTCATACTTGTTTCTCTTGCGGTAGCGGTCACTCTCCTTTTCGTCGGTCTGACCTTCATGGTCAAGGGAATGCGCAAGCTGACGGGTTCCAAGACAGAGGTGTTCATAGACCGCTATCTTTTCGGCGGACCAGTACGCGCTTTCCTTGTTGGACTCATCATAACGTCCATAATCCAGTCCTCGTCGGTAACTACTTCATTCATCGTGCCTCTTGTCGGAGCAGGGCTCGTTACAATCGAGCAGATATTCCCTTACACGCTCGGCGCGAACATAGGAACCACGATTACAGCCATACTTGCTTCACTTGTTACGGGTTCGCCTCTTGCAATTCAGGTTGCATTCGCACACTCGCTCTTCAATATATTCGGAACAATCCTGTGGTATCCTTTAAGGATAGTTCCCGTTGCCTTTGCCAAAGGGCTGGGGATGCTTGTTGCGTGGAAGCGTTGGATGGCGTTTGTGTATATTGTAATTGTGTTTATAATAATCCCTGTGGGACTCATACTCTTGCTTAGGAGGTAA